From one Acipenser ruthenus chromosome 21, fAciRut3.2 maternal haplotype, whole genome shotgun sequence genomic stretch:
- the LOC117429086 gene encoding F-box and leucine-rich protein 22 has protein sequence MHITDLNRECLVHLFSFLDKESRKQFSETCRDLHQIFLDPALWTLLNFHSPSELKRDNFVLGSALRYLSVCWHSSRVKVCNIEDWVKTTFQKDICSKHESTVSDFLGKVCNKCPNLLSLTLSGCGHVTDHDVTLLLQSCPRLRILRLENCVRLTDCTLQALVRHGRSLQSVQVDFCRNVTQDGLRLVRERRPSLELTAERSGGMIPDSKPGEKLQLGRTLQKLLQYS, from the exons ATGCACATCACAGATCTTAACAGAGAGTGCCTCGTACACTTATTCTCCTTCCTGGACAAGGAGAGCCGGAAACAATTCTCTGAAACGTGCCGTGACCTGCACCAAATTTTCCTTGACCCGGCTCTGTGGACTTTATTGAACTTTCACTCGCCTTCTGAGCTGAAGAGGGACAACTTTGTGCTGGGCTCAGCCCTGCGgtatctgtctgtgtgctggCACTCCAGCCGGGTGAAAGTGTGCAACATTGAGGACTGGGTGAAAACCACATTCCAGAAAGACATCTGTAGCAAGCATGAAAGCACCGTCAGTGACTTCTTAGGCAAAGTTTGCAACAA GTGTCCCAACCTGTTGTCTCTGACCCTGTCGGGATGTGGTCACGTCACAGACCATGACGTCACGCTGCTCCTGCAGAGCTGCCCCAGGCTGCGGATCCTACGCCTGGAGAACTGCGTGCGGCTCACTGACTGCACTCTGCAGGCCCTGGTGAGGCACGGGCGCAGTCTTCAGTCAGTCCAGGTGGATTTCTGTCGGAACGTGACCCAGGACGGGCTGCGGCTGGTGCGGGAGAGGCGTCCTTCGCTGGAACTGACCGCAGAAAGGAGCGGCGGCATGATTCCTGACAGCAAACCGGGAGAGAAACTACAGCTGGGGAGAACGctacaaaaactattacaatacTCCTGA